One region of Sylvia atricapilla isolate bSylAtr1 chromosome Z, bSylAtr1.pri, whole genome shotgun sequence genomic DNA includes:
- the LOC136373755 gene encoding relaxin-3-like, with product MGMAKLRLLCAAVALLCAAPPGRPGAVLPAGEGDGYGVKLCGREFIRAVIFTCGGSRWKRLSLLAVEPAPAADSAQTASNKLLGNFNLQSVLDPEVEQLQRSSPFLGWETFKDLYSLNYYNEYVPLAGDLKKLVHQVDEAVQKDRGGTGNANPMESSSYLWARYPRRKREPLGLAGMCCKWGCTKAEISTICRV from the exons ATGGGGATGGCCAAGCTGCGACTGCTGTGCGCCGCCGTGGCGCTGCTGTGTGCGGCGCCGCCGGGGCGTCCCGGCGCCGTGCTGCCCGCGGGCGAGGGGGACGGGTACGGGGTGAAGCTGTGCGGCCGCGAGTTCATCCGCGCCGTCATCTTCACCTGCGGCGGGTCCCGCTGGAAGCGGCTCTCCCTGCTGGCCGTGGAGCCGGCGCCCGCGGCCG ATTCTGCACAAACAGCAAGTAACAAACTACTGGGAAACTTCAACCTGCAATCAGTCTTGGATCCTGAagtggagcagctgcagagaagcagccCATTTCTTGGATGGGAGACATTTAAGGACTTGTAtagtttaaattattataatgaATATGTACCTCTGGCAGGCGACTTAAAAAAACTTGTTCACCAGGTAGACGAAGCTGTTCAGAAGGACAGGGGGGGAACAGGGAATGCAAATCCCATGGAATCAAGCAGCTACCTTTGGGCCAGGTATCCCAGAAGAAAGCGGGAGCCTCTGGGTTTAGCAGGAATGTGTTGCAAATGGGGCTGtacaaaagctgaaattagTACTATATGCAGAGTTTAA